From the genome of Candidatus Neomarinimicrobiota bacterium:
TGAATAAAAAAATTCCTGTATGGCTTTCCCCTCTTCAGCTCTCATTGAATCCACTTTATCTAAAGCTTCTATCAGAACTTCTTTAACAGGTTCAAAATACTTCTGAGCATCAACTTCAGGGATGGTCAATTCAGAATAATCTGAGATACTTAAGATATGTGATAGATTTATCCTTTCTCTGATACCCAACTCTACTGTTGCTTTCCTCAGCTCATCGTAATATCTTCTCATCAACGGGATATTTAAATGCAAATAATCAAAGTTTACTTTATCATCATTACCTATGTTTATCACAACTTTAATAGAACCACGATTCAGTTTTTCGGAGATCAATTTCTTAAACTCATCTTCATAATCTGATAAAAACTCAGGCATTTTCAGATAAATATCTATAAATCTATTATTCAATGACTTGACCTCTATGGTAACCTCTCCAATCTCCATCATCTTTGTTACTTTTCCGTATCCCGTCATACTTTTTATCATTAGCGAATATCCTCAATCATCTACCAGTATTAATTTAAAAATTAAGTAAAACAATAATCAACTTCTGGAATTCACATAAGCCTCTGATTATCAATTTATATTGTGACTTTTTTTATTTTTAAAATTATATAATACTTTAAACAAGTGAACATATTAAACTATATCAATCTACACAAATAATCATAAAGAACTTTATTTTAACTTCTTTATAAAATTATTGAAAAGTGCCTATTAGTGTAAATATGCCTAACAAAAGCAATATGAAGCAATCAGTATGGCAATCATTAAAAAAATATAGTGTTTCAAAAATTTGACAGTTGACAAGGAAAAATTAAAATTCTTTTTTTATATTTTATGACATAATATGGTCTATTAATATTTTTAAAGCCTGAAATAAAATTCGAAATGATGCCAGAGTATCTCTATCTGTTAATATGTTTAGACTGGGAATTTGTATTATAAAATAAGCCACCATCTTATAATCATTTTTACTTATAAACTTTTCCTCAGAAATAATACTTCACTTTTAGAAATAACAGATCATTACTATCAAACCTTCCAAAAAAGCTATCCCTATTCCCATTAAAAATAAATCCGCCGACCAAAATATTCAGATTATCAATCATATCCAGTTCAAGATTTAACCCCGACATAAACGACTCAT
Proteins encoded in this window:
- a CDS encoding YicC family protein produces the protein MIKSMTGYGKVTKMMEIGEVTIEVKSLNNRFIDIYLKMPEFLSDYEDEFKKLISEKLNRGSIKVVINIGNDDKVNFDYLHLNIPLMRRYYDELRKATVELGIRERINLSHILSISDYSELTIPEVDAQKYFEPVKEVLIEALDKVDSMRAEEGKAIQEFFYSYLGNIEKDLGRIEDLYKKNKEEIFKKLKEKVRLLLEDVEIDENRLIMEASILSRKLDITEECDRLHSHISQFKKFIELDQPVGKKLQFLIQEMNREANTIGSKSENAQISHIVVNIKDELEKIREQAQNIL